From a region of the Pongo pygmaeus isolate AG05252 chromosome 5, NHGRI_mPonPyg2-v2.0_pri, whole genome shotgun sequence genome:
- the H1-1 gene encoding histone H1.1 has protein sequence MSETVPTAPAASAAPEKPLAGKKAKKPAKAVVASKKKPAGPSVSELIVQAASSSKERSGVSLAALKKALAVAGYDVEKNNSRIKLGIKSLVSKGTLVQTKGTGASGSFKLNKKAFSVETKPGASKVAAKTKATGASKKLKKATGASKKSVKTPKKAKKPAATRKSSKNPKKPKTLKPKKVAKSPAKAKAVKPKAAKAKVTKPKTAKPKKAAPKKK, from the coding sequence ATGTCCGAAACAGTGCCCACGGCTCCTGCCGCTTCTGCAGCTCCTGAGAAACCTTTAGCTGGCAAGAAGGCAAAGAAACCGGCTAAGGCTGTAGTAGCCTCCAAGAAAAAACCCGCTGGCCCTTCTGTGTCAGAGCTGATCGTGCAGGCTGCTTCCTCCTCTAAGGAGCGTAGTGGTGTGTCGTTGGCAGCTCTTAAAAAGGCGCTGGCGGTCGCAGGCTACGACGTGGAGAAGAACAACAGCCGCATTAAGCTGGGCATTAAGAGCCTGGTAAGCAAGGGAACGTTGGTGCAGACAAAGGGCACCGGAGCCTCGGGTTCCTTCAAGCTCAACAAGAAGGCGTTCTCCGTGGAAACCAAGCCCGGCGCCTCAAAGGTGGCTGCAAAAACTAAGGCAACGGGTGCATCTAAAAAGCTCAAAAAGGCTACGGGGGCTAGCAAAAAGAGCGTCAAGACTCCGAAAAAGGCTAAAAAGCCTGCGGCAACAAGGAAATCCTCCAAGaatccaaaaaaacccaaaactctaAAGCCCAAGAAAGTAGCTAAAAGCCCTGCTAAAGCTAAGGCTGTAAAACCCAAGGCGGCCAAGGCTAAGGTGACGAAGCCAAAGACTGCCAAACCCAAGAAAGCGGCACCCAAGAAAAAGTAA
- the LOC129038404 gene encoding histone H3.1, translating to MARTKQTARKSTGGKAPRKQLATKAARKSAPATGGVKKPHRYRPGTVALREIRRYQKSTELLIRKLPFQRLVREIAQDFKTDLRFQSSAVMALQEACEAYLVGLFEDTNLCAIHAKRVTIMPKDIQLARRIRGERA from the coding sequence ATGGCTCGTACTAAGCAAACTGCTCGGAAGTCTACTGGTGGCAAGGCGCCACGCAAACAGCTGGCCACTAAGGCAGCCCGCAAGAGCGCTCCGGCCACTGGCGGCGTGAAAAAGCCTCACCGCTACCGGCCCGGCACTGTGGCTCTGCGCGAGATCCGCCGTTATCAGAAGTCCACTGAACTGCTCATTCGTAAACTACCTTTCCAGCGCCTGGTGCGCGAGATTGCGCAGGACTTTAAAACAGACCTGCGTTTCCAGAGCTCCGCTGTGATGGCTCTGCAGGAAGCGTGCGAGGCCTACTTGGTGGGGCTGTTTGAGGACACCAACCTGTGTGCCATCCACGCCAAGCGCGTCACTATCATGCCCAAGGACATCCAGCTCGCCCGCCGCATCCGCGGAGAGCGGGCGTGA
- the LOC129038217 gene encoding histone H3.1-like, translating to MARTKQTARKSTGGKAPRKQLATKAARKSAPATGGVKKPHRYRPGTVALREIRRYQKSTELLIRKLPFQRLVREIAQDFKTDLRFQSSAVMALQEACEAYLVGLFEDTNLCAIHAKRVTIMPKDIQLARRIRGERAFGGWGLSTGRKFIGMGILYVNKRNKGVGVAMSGRGKGGKGLGKGGAKRHRKVLRDNIQGITKPAIRRLARRGGVKRISGLIYEETRGVLKVFLENVIRDAVTYTEHAKRKTVTAMDVVYALKRQGRTLYGFGG from the exons aTGGCTCGTACTAAACAGACAGCTCGCAAGTCCACCGGCGGTAAAGCGCCGCGCAAGCAGCTGGCTACCAAGGCTGCTCGCAAAAGCGCGCCGGCTACCGGCGGCGTGAAAAAGCCTCACCGTTACCGCCCGGGCACTGTGGCTCTGCGCGAGATCCGTCGCTACCAGAAGTCGACCGAGCTGCTGATTCGGAAGCTGCCATTCCAGCGCCTAGTGCGAGAAAtcgcccaggacttcaagaccgaCCTTCGCTTCCAGAGCTCAGCGGTGATGGCGCTGCAGGAGGCTTGCGAGGCCTACTTGGTAGGGCTCTTTGAGGACACAAACCTTTGCGCCATCCATGCCAAGCGAGTGACTATTATGCCCAAGGACATCCAGCTCGCTCGCCGCATTCGCGGAGAGAGAGC ttttggaggTTGGGGATTGAGTACTGGAAGAAAATTTATAGGGATGGGAATACTGTACGTAAACAAaa gAAACAAAGGTGTTGGAG TAGCCATGTCTGGTCGTGGCAAAGGCGGTAAAGGTTTGGGTAAAGGAGGTGCCAAGCGTCACCGCAAAGTGCTGCGGGATAACATCCAAGGAATCACCAAGCCGGCCATTCGGCGCCTTGCTAGGCGTGGTGGGGTAAAGCGAATCTCTGGTTTGATTTATGAGGAGACCCGTGGTGTTCTCAAGGTGTTCCTGGAGAATGTGATCCGGGACGCTGTGACCTACACGGAGCACGCCAAGCGCAAGACTGTGACTGCCATGGATGTGGTTTACGCGCTCAAACGTCAGGGACGCACTCTGTACGGCTTCGGCGGTTAA
- the LOC129038408 gene encoding histone H2A type 1-B encodes MSGRGKQGGKARAKAKTRSSRAGLQFPVGRVHRLLRKGNYSERVGAGAPVYLAAVLEYLTAEILELAGNAARDNKKTRIIPRHLQLAIRNDEELNKLLGRVTIAQGGVLPNIQAVLLPKKTESHHKAKGK; translated from the coding sequence ATGTCTGGTCGCGGCAAACAAGGCGGTAAAGCTCGCGCCAAGGCTAAGACTCGGTCTTCTCGTGCAGGTTTGCAGTTTCCCGTGGGCCGAGTGCACCGCTTGCTCCGCAAAGGCAACTACTCCGAGCGCGTCGGGGCCGGCGCGCCGGTGTATCTTGCGGCGGTGCTTGAGTACCTGACCGCCGAGATCCTGGAGCTGGCGGGCAATGCGGCCCGCGACAACAAGAAGACCCGCATCATCCCTCGCCACCTGCAATTGGCCATCCGCAACGACGAAGAGCTTAATAAGCTTTTGGGGCGTGTGACCATCGCGCAGGGTGGCGTTCTGCCTAATATTCAGGCGGTACTGCTGCCCAAGAAGACTGAGAGCCATCATAAGGCCAAGGGAAAGTGA
- the LOC129038410 gene encoding histone H2B type 1-B, which produces MPEPSKSAPAPKKGSKKAITKAQKKDGKKRKRSRKESYSIYVYKVLKQVHPDTGISSKAMGIMNSFVNDIFERIAGEASRLAHYNKRSTITSREIQTAVRLLLPGELAKHAVSEGTKAVTKYTSSK; this is translated from the coding sequence AAGGGCTCTAAGAAGGCTATCACTAAGGCGCAGAAGAAGGATGGCAAGAAGCGTAAGCGCAGCCGCAAGGAGAGCTACTCTATCTATGTGTACAAGGTTCTGAAGCAGGTCCACCCCGACACCGGCATCTCATCCAAGGCCATGGGGATCATGAATTCCTTCGTCAACGACATCTTCGAGCGCATCGCGGGCGAGGCTTCCCGCCTGGCGCACTACAATAAGCGCTCAACCATCACCTCCAGGGAGATCCAGACGGCTGTGCGCCTGCTGCTGCCTGGGGAGCTGGCTAAGCATGCTGTGTCCGAGGGCACCAAGGCAGTTACCAAGTACACTAGCTCCAAATAA